The stretch of DNA GTGTGGACAACAATGTTGATAGCGAGTGATGACACAGTTTTTTACAAACTAAAAGTCGGAACCTGCCATTTTCCTCTTGCCAGCCCAGGCGCAACGGCGCGGTGGCTTGCCTCCCACAGGCCAACACCAGGCGGGAAGAGAGGATCATCGATCTCGATAATCCAATCCGCGATACCCCGCTGCTCGTCTCGGCCAGACCTCCAAATCCCGGCGCGATTTCGTCTCAGAGCTGCCGGAGTTGATCCGCATTTCTCGGAAACATCGCCTGCGTTCCCGAGGAGTGTCTTTCATATGAAGTATATTGGCGCATACATCGCGTTCTTACTCGGCATTATAGCGCTCGTTTACATTGGAATTACCCATTTCATCAAACCGTTTTACTGCTACGCGAGCGTCGCTCATAGCCGAGATGTATTCGTGCTCAGCACGGGTGACTACAGGTACGTTTTTTCCTGCTATACAGAAGATGGTGACGAGATCTCTAACAAAGTGTTCTTCTCGACGGAACAGCTTCCCGACGATATGTATCTGAAGATCACAACCGATTTTGATCACACGCAGATTGATTGGGAGGCCGTCAGCCTTGACGACATCCCTCCGGCGGCAAGGAAAAGGCTACAGTAGATTGTGAAGCAACGATCCAACTGCTCCGCACTTTGCCGATCCGTCGACCAGATCCGTAAGCTGAAGCATTTTCGAGCGAAGTGGATACGGGCTCGCGTGAAGAAAATGCGACGAAGCAAGACTTGGATGGGTTTCTCGATTCAAGAAAAAGCGGAAACGCTCTAGATCGGTGCTGCGTCTTCATTGGCGGTTGACAATTTCCTTTGGCAGCCGCAACTTGCGCGGAACTTAGTATATTGCTGTCCAGCTTTCCTTATCTGATCTCTGATGAGGCCTCTCCATGCTGAAATGGCTGCAAATGTTGGCCGAGTATAATCACTGGGCAAACGAGCGGCTGTACGAAGCGAGCTCCAAACTGTCCGATACCCAATATCGCGAGGACCGCGGCGCTTTCTTTGCCTCCATGCATGGCACGCTCAACCATCTTCTCATCGGCGATCGGATTTGGCTGAGCCGGTTCGTTGGAGGCAAGAATGAGCCGCGCGAGCTCGACGGTATTCTCTTCGAGAGTTTTCAGGATCTCTGGCAGGCGCGGCGGCAGGAGGATGCGCGCATCAAGGCCTATATTGCCTCCCTTGATGAGCCCAAGCTCACGGCCACAATTACTTACCGGACCACGCGAAGCCCTACGGTCATCGAACAGGAGCTCGGGCCCCTGCTTGTTCACTTCTTCAATCATCAGACACACCATCGAGGACAGGCCCACTGCATCCTCACAGGATTGACCGGAGAGGCCCCTTCGCTCGATCTATTCGTTTATCAGCGGGAAACGGGCGACAGTATAATCAGAGGACATGGCAACCTGTCGCGTGCACCTGAGCGCCGTCCCGGTTGAGAGCTGGCATCCGAGGGATCCCTGATCTGACCGGATTAGCCTGATCAACGGACATTCGCCACTCGACCCTGCGGCGGATAAGCTGGCGTCTGCTCCATAGACACATCAAGTCCAATGTGCACGAGCACAGCAAGAGATACGGCTCATCAGCCCCGCGCCCGGCCCGTCTGGTGGGCGCGGGCCGGAGGCATCCCCGTTCAGCGTTGCGAAAGATCACGTCTCTCTTGTGGCGATCCACCAGATATTGCCCGCCGGATCCTTGATGGCGCCTCGCCGGTCCTCATCGCCCTTGCGCTCCGGCTCCTGAACGGGTTCCGCCCCGTGCGCAATGGCACGGCGATAGGTGGCATCGACATCCGGAACATAGACATGAAGCCAGATCGGAAACGCCGGATATTCCGGCGTGGCCTGCGAGAGCATCACCACACTGTCCCCGATCCTGACCTCCGCATGCATGATGCTGCCATCCTCGCGGGCAAGCGACATCAGCATTGATGCATCGAAGATGTCGGTCATGAAGGCGATCATCGCCTCGGCGTCATTGGCCATGAGATAGACCGAAATATCCGGATGCCCGGCAGGCTTATACCGCGCGCTTGAGACCTCGTTCATTGCTCGCCTTCCCTTCTGAGATCAAGCCACTGTTCTCGAAACTGGGGTTCGCCGGATAGGTTGCGCAGGGGCGAAGCTATGGCGCCACGGCAAGGGGGCATGGGATTCGGCACCCGCTCTGCTGCGGCACCCCCGGCGGCTATTCCGCTGCGGCATCGCTTGTCGGCGCCGGCCCCGCCTTGCTCCGCTCTTCCAACC from Rhodoligotrophos sp. CJ14 encodes:
- a CDS encoding YxeA family protein — translated: MKYIGAYIAFLLGIIALVYIGITHFIKPFYCYASVAHSRDVFVLSTGDYRYVFSCYTEDGDEISNKVFFSTEQLPDDMYLKITTDFDHTQIDWEAVSLDDIPPAARKRLQ
- a CDS encoding DinB family protein — translated: MLKWLQMLAEYNHWANERLYEASSKLSDTQYREDRGAFFASMHGTLNHLLIGDRIWLSRFVGGKNEPRELDGILFESFQDLWQARRQEDARIKAYIASLDEPKLTATITYRTTRSPTVIEQELGPLLVHFFNHQTHHRGQAHCILTGLTGEAPSLDLFVYQRETGDSIIRGHGNLSRAPERRPG
- a CDS encoding VOC family protein — its product is MNEVSSARYKPAGHPDISVYLMANDAEAMIAFMTDIFDASMLMSLAREDGSIMHAEVRIGDSVVMLSQATPEYPAFPIWLHVYVPDVDATYRRAIAHGAEPVQEPERKGDEDRRGAIKDPAGNIWWIATRET